One genomic segment of Micromonospora sp. WMMC415 includes these proteins:
- a CDS encoding glycosyltransferase: protein MVVPPWLSVPPPGYGGVEQTVAGLVDALVDRGQAVTVFGAGEHHGTGASFVSTVPTLQYDRLGESLPELAHLARVDDLIGPADFDVVHDHTTIGPLLAGRRAVPTVATVHGNPVGEYGTVLGYTDHGVGLVAISHAQRRLNPRLPWVGTVHNALDIPGIPHKSAPAAEGPVLWLARFSPDKGPDIAIRAARAAGLPLVLAGKCNEPAERRYYHEVIRPLLDDDVTLVLDADRRAALRLLVEARCLIMPIQWEEPFGMVMLEAMATGTPVVALHRGAVSELVRPGVTGLVCERADELPGALRAAIDLDPAACVAHVAERFSTARMAAGYEEVYRRFITAPAVPGSAREPARVAVR, encoded by the coding sequence ATGGTGGTCCCGCCCTGGCTGTCCGTGCCCCCGCCGGGGTACGGCGGGGTCGAGCAGACCGTCGCCGGCCTGGTTGACGCGCTCGTTGACCGGGGTCAGGCGGTGACCGTGTTCGGCGCCGGCGAGCACCACGGCACCGGCGCGAGCTTCGTCTCCACGGTCCCCACGCTCCAGTACGACCGGCTCGGCGAGTCGCTGCCCGAACTGGCCCATCTCGCCCGGGTGGACGACCTGATCGGCCCGGCCGACTTCGACGTCGTCCACGACCACACCACCATCGGTCCGTTGCTGGCCGGGCGACGCGCCGTGCCGACGGTCGCCACCGTGCACGGCAACCCGGTCGGGGAGTACGGCACGGTGCTCGGCTACACCGACCACGGCGTGGGCCTGGTGGCCATCTCGCACGCCCAGCGGCGGCTCAACCCGCGCCTGCCCTGGGTCGGCACCGTCCACAACGCGCTGGACATTCCCGGCATCCCGCACAAGAGTGCCCCGGCCGCCGAGGGGCCGGTGCTCTGGCTGGCCCGGTTCAGCCCGGACAAGGGACCGGACATCGCGATCCGCGCCGCCCGCGCCGCCGGCCTGCCGCTGGTGCTCGCCGGCAAATGCAACGAGCCGGCCGAGCGCCGCTACTACCACGAGGTGATCCGGCCGCTGCTGGACGACGACGTGACGCTGGTGCTCGACGCGGACCGCCGGGCGGCGCTGCGTCTGCTCGTCGAGGCCCGGTGCCTCATCATGCCGATCCAGTGGGAGGAACCGTTCGGCATGGTGATGCTGGAAGCGATGGCCACCGGTACGCCGGTGGTGGCACTCCACCGGGGAGCCGTATCGGAGCTGGTCCGCCCCGGCGTGACCGGCCTGGTGTGCGAACGGGCCGACGAACTGCCCGGGGCGCTGCGCGCCGCCATCGACCTCGACCCGGCGGCCTGCGTCGCCCACGTCGCGGAGCGCTTCTCCACCGCTCGGATGGCCGCCGGCTACGAGGAGGTCTACCGGCGCTTCATCACCGCGCCGGCCGTCCCCGGTAGCGCCCGCGAGCCCGCCCGCGTCGCCGTTCGCTGA
- a CDS encoding serine/threonine-protein kinase, translating into MKPALHPGRLLSRRYRLIDQIGAGGMSVIWRARDEVLDRIVALKVLVPSLAADARFRDMVREEARAAAQLVHPHVTAVHDYGETVAPDGSITSYVVMELLAGEELELRLTEGPLPWAEAVEIGAQVADALAAAHRLGIVHRDVTPANVMMTRTGAKVLDFGIATRIGAPDEDEDGGTFGTPAYVAPERLDGASAQPATDVYSLGVLLHEALTGRVPYPADTWEQLSAALAEGVPPSLTDVPGLPPEVARICLRCLARDPAARPTARQVATVLRDQLLPADPQAATMLAPTVTLPALAPPALEDVRPEPAGETAVPRGEDAGAGPTGAASRTERRGGPGRLRGRRLRPVLIVPVVLVVGVTLATPALRQEDDHAPPRSSPTTGPAGPVPSAVPDHPPPPTRTPPARPADPAHSPDPGTLLDAANRLDGVIGAGLSDGGIRSDVGLDFRNELRNLTSAARTGGDDLAERVARLREKVAVRLGEGAISESYAEQLDAAMADLAATRA; encoded by the coding sequence GTGAAGCCGGCACTCCATCCCGGCCGGTTGCTGTCCCGCAGGTACCGGCTCATCGACCAGATCGGCGCCGGCGGCATGTCGGTCATCTGGCGGGCCCGGGACGAGGTACTCGACCGGATCGTCGCGCTGAAGGTCCTGGTGCCGTCGCTCGCCGCCGACGCCCGCTTCCGGGACATGGTCCGGGAGGAGGCCCGGGCCGCCGCCCAACTGGTCCACCCGCACGTCACCGCGGTCCACGACTACGGCGAGACGGTCGCGCCGGACGGCTCGATCACGTCGTACGTGGTGATGGAACTGCTGGCCGGTGAGGAGCTGGAGCTGCGCCTGACCGAGGGCCCGCTGCCGTGGGCGGAGGCCGTCGAGATCGGCGCGCAGGTCGCCGACGCGCTCGCGGCGGCGCACCGGCTGGGCATCGTGCACCGGGACGTCACCCCGGCCAACGTGATGATGACCCGCACCGGTGCGAAGGTGCTCGACTTCGGGATCGCCACGCGGATCGGGGCACCGGACGAGGACGAGGACGGCGGCACGTTCGGCACACCCGCGTACGTGGCACCGGAGCGGCTCGACGGCGCGTCCGCCCAGCCGGCCACCGACGTGTACTCCCTCGGCGTTCTGCTGCACGAGGCGCTCACCGGCCGGGTGCCGTACCCCGCCGACACCTGGGAGCAGCTCAGCGCGGCACTGGCCGAGGGCGTACCACCCTCGCTGACCGACGTGCCGGGCCTGCCGCCCGAGGTGGCGCGGATCTGTCTGCGGTGTCTGGCCCGGGATCCGGCTGCGCGGCCGACCGCCCGGCAGGTCGCGACGGTCCTGCGCGATCAGCTGCTCCCCGCCGATCCGCAGGCCGCCACGATGCTCGCGCCCACCGTCACCCTGCCCGCCCTCGCCCCACCGGCCCTTGAGGACGTCCGGCCCGAGCCGGCCGGGGAGACGGCCGTCCCTCGGGGCGAGGATGCTGGCGCGGGTCCGACCGGGGCGGCCAGCAGGACGGAGAGGCGAGGAGGGCCGGGCCGGCTCCGCGGGCGCCGGCTGCGACCGGTGCTGATCGTGCCGGTCGTGCTCGTCGTAGGCGTGACACTGGCGACGCCGGCGCTGCGGCAGGAGGATGATCACGCCCCGCCCCGGTCGTCGCCCACCACCGGCCCGGCGGGACCGGTCCCCTCGGCGGTGCCCGACCACCCGCCACCACCGACGCGGACGCCGCCGGCACGCCCGGCCGACCCGGCGCACAGCCCCGACCCCGGGACCCTGCTGGACGCCGCCAACCGGCTCGACGGCGTGATCGGCGCCGGGCTCAGCGACGGCGGCATCCGCTCCGACGTCGGCCTGGACTTCCGCAACGAGCTGCGCAACCTCACCAGCGCCGCGCGCACCGGCGGAGACGACCTCGCCGAGCGGGTGGCCAGGCTCCGCGAGAAGGTCGCCGTCCGCCTCGGCGAAGGCGCGATCAGCGAGTCGTACGCGGAGCAGCTCGACGCCGCGATGGCCGACCTCGCCGCGACGCGGGCCTAG
- a CDS encoding patatin-like phospholipase family protein codes for MARGPVAFVLGGGGVLGAVEVGMLRALFRAGIQPDLVLGTSIGAVNGALVAADPSEAVTDRLVRLWASPEASEVYGDSVARQLRRFAARTHLHSPRPLRKLLENELGVDTTFADLRVPFRCCAANIERAAEHWFDSGPLVPAVLASASVPGLLPPARIADQHYIDGGIVNSIPIGEAVASGAGRIFVLQVGRIERELTPPRRPWEIAQVAFEIARRHRFAREMAAVPDGVEVHVLPTGGLRPRDDSPWAYRDMAAVGRRISRAYTATRHYLAQLDS; via the coding sequence ATGGCGCGGGGACCGGTGGCGTTCGTGCTCGGGGGCGGCGGCGTCCTCGGCGCGGTCGAGGTGGGCATGCTGCGCGCCCTGTTCCGCGCCGGGATCCAGCCCGACCTCGTACTGGGCACGTCCATCGGCGCGGTGAACGGCGCGCTGGTGGCCGCCGACCCGTCCGAGGCCGTCACCGACCGCCTGGTCCGGCTCTGGGCGTCGCCCGAGGCGAGTGAGGTGTACGGCGACTCGGTCGCCCGGCAGCTTCGCCGGTTCGCCGCACGTACCCACCTGCACTCGCCGCGCCCCCTCCGCAAGCTGCTCGAGAACGAGCTCGGCGTGGACACCACCTTCGCCGACCTGCGCGTGCCGTTCCGCTGCTGCGCGGCGAACATCGAGCGCGCCGCCGAGCACTGGTTCGACAGCGGGCCACTGGTGCCGGCCGTGCTCGCCAGCGCCTCCGTGCCGGGGCTGCTGCCGCCGGCCCGCATCGCAGACCAGCACTACATCGACGGCGGCATCGTCAACTCCATCCCCATCGGCGAGGCGGTGGCGTCCGGGGCCGGCCGGATCTTCGTCCTCCAGGTGGGCCGGATCGAACGAGAGCTCACCCCGCCGCGGCGGCCCTGGGAGATCGCCCAGGTCGCATTCGAGATCGCCCGCCGGCACCGGTTCGCCCGGGAGATGGCGGCGGTGCCCGACGGGGTCGAGGTGCACGTGCTGCCCACCGGCGGCCTCCGACCCCGCGACGACTCGCCCTGGGCGTACCGGGACATGGCGGCGGTGGGGCGGCGGATCAGCCGCGCGTACACCGCGACCCGGCACTACCTGGCGCAACTGGACAGCTGA
- a CDS encoding 1-acyl-sn-glycerol-3-phosphate acyltransferase: MPLPPRWLRRLLLAPGVVLLAVTVVTTVPAWALLALAASPFVPGRLRPLRVLWVAAVYLVWDAAALLALFLLWVASGFGWRVRSPAFQRAHYLLAGWFLRVLFWQARWTLRLSIDVAGTDPDTALPGRPELVLCRHAGPGDSFILIHALVNWFRREPRIVLKDSLQWDPAIDVLLNRLPNRFIAPGHDGRGSVTEQIGHLATGLDDDDAFVIFPEGGNFTPRRRLRAIARLRSLGLERMALRAERMQHVLAPQPGGLLAALDAAPDAGIIFVAHTGLDRMLTVTDVWRELPMDKRIVMRFWSVPPEEVPAGRQERIDWLFDWWARIDAWIAANRDGPA; encoded by the coding sequence ATGCCGTTGCCGCCCCGGTGGTTGCGCCGGCTGCTCCTCGCCCCCGGCGTCGTGCTGCTCGCCGTCACGGTGGTGACCACGGTGCCGGCGTGGGCCCTGCTCGCCCTGGCCGCCTCGCCGTTCGTCCCGGGCCGGCTGCGGCCCCTGCGGGTGCTCTGGGTGGCCGCCGTCTACCTGGTCTGGGACGCGGCGGCGCTGCTCGCGCTCTTCCTGCTCTGGGTGGCCTCCGGTTTCGGCTGGCGGGTCCGGTCCCCGGCCTTCCAGCGGGCGCACTACTTGCTCGCCGGCTGGTTCCTGCGGGTGCTGTTCTGGCAGGCCCGGTGGACCCTGCGGCTCTCCATCGACGTGGCCGGCACCGACCCGGACACGGCGCTCCCGGGCCGGCCGGAACTCGTGCTGTGCCGGCACGCCGGTCCGGGCGACTCGTTCATCCTGATCCACGCCCTGGTGAACTGGTTCCGGCGGGAGCCGCGGATCGTCCTGAAGGACAGCCTCCAGTGGGACCCGGCGATCGACGTCCTGCTCAACCGGCTGCCGAACCGTTTCATCGCGCCCGGCCACGACGGCCGCGGCTCGGTGACCGAGCAGATCGGACACCTGGCGACCGGCCTGGACGACGACGACGCGTTCGTGATCTTCCCGGAGGGCGGCAACTTCACCCCGCGCCGCCGGCTCCGGGCCATCGCCCGGCTGCGTTCACTGGGCCTGGAGCGGATGGCGCTGCGCGCGGAGCGGATGCAGCACGTCCTCGCCCCGCAACCCGGCGGTCTGCTGGCCGCGCTGGACGCCGCCCCGGACGCCGGCATCATCTTCGTGGCGCACACCGGGCTGGACCGGATGCTCACCGTCACCGACGTGTGGCGTGAGCTGCCGATGGACAAGCGGATCGTGATGCGCTTCTGGTCCGTGCCCCCCGAGGAGGTGCCGGCCGGCCGGCAGGAGCGCATCGACTGGCTCTTCGACTGGTGGGCCCGGATCGACGCGTGGATCGCCGCCAACCGGGACGGCCCCGCGTAG
- the cutA gene encoding divalent-cation tolerance protein CutA, with the protein MDQICVVTTVVDARSVADVLAAAAVAGRLAACAQVGGQVDSTYWWRQGVETSTEWSVQFKTAPDRAAALVEQIRASHPYEVPEILVTRVESGNPDYAAWVYEHTRP; encoded by the coding sequence GTGGACCAGATCTGCGTGGTGACGACGGTGGTGGATGCGCGCTCCGTCGCGGACGTTCTCGCCGCCGCGGCGGTGGCCGGCCGGCTGGCGGCGTGTGCCCAGGTGGGAGGCCAGGTGGACAGCACCTACTGGTGGCGGCAGGGCGTGGAGACCAGCACCGAGTGGTCCGTGCAGTTCAAGACCGCCCCCGACCGGGCCGCCGCGCTGGTGGAGCAGATCCGGGCCAGCCACCCGTACGAGGTGCCGGAGATCCTGGTGACCCGGGTGGAGAGCGGCAACCCCGACTACGCCGCCTGGGTGTACGAACACACCCGCCCCTGA
- a CDS encoding SCO7613 C-terminal domain-containing membrane protein, with product MENSAYPCPACGAPADLGTGCSGCGRPPYPPAAEVLRLDREIVTLAGEVERARQAYQQIADRLGAARRRRTELAAAIRAEFPAPARSAVPVPARPPAPGRPAALPVAGPVPARPGGAETSTRTVQGVLFVLGGLLLGTAAVVFTAVAWATVGVAGRALILAAVTALFLAVPLVAVRRGLRGTAETIAAVGLLLVFLDGYAAWTVDLGGVTGWPGTRYAALVGGAGAAVAAGYARLSRLTVPWFAALLAVQPVLPLSAAEVRPSAGGWAVVLVGVAVVNLLVVVALRAGRGAAVASEAEHDGTAAQSEPDTVPGTGTVPGTIGGGPVVLAGLVVAWLGYAAALTFAAGCALVPLAAGRFAGTPLLAGLPLLLVSATLLAAALLAGGPVFRGVAGALLVPVLAGALLRPVAELREGLLLGLSAPVVLLLAGVVRLLPARWRTGPLVGALVVTGILAQVAAVTVVTLAGGAVVRSLPPWQGAGPGPVLDWGWQLPVAVAAVVAAAGLLLPRAVRLPLAAAGAGATVLAVPAGWAAPWPAVVTLDLVAAVALLGFAVGRRPARSGPVLASAVTGAVLLGHGLLVGFAAPAGAGAALAVAGLVGLVVAALGRRGTGVQRGVAGAGLAAVLLVVPAGATLATFAGGAPEWWQARAALAAAALLPAGLLAVRRHWPDLTRYASTALAVAVVPVGLAPALVDGEPLSLYAAVAALLAMLGPVLGGDHAAPSAVGRSLSVVAVAALLPVVLTALLAPYGDVPVWSGVPAVEAAPDDVPAGLALPVLAAAVALAAAIRARGDGGVSASGRSTDPERGTPGPSEGGTAPPVAPGVGQPGGWRWSAALLAAPFLAAALPVLLRSAGAPWPVLPAAVLLVGVVAVLAAALPAPRPLLVPVALPLGLVFTGAGLSGLLATRAGTLTGLAALVVTGTVVGVAGRRAVARLAGALAAVVAVTALAVTASLAAGLPLRAAAFSVLAVAVLTLAVAAALPRPVPGGPGPADAGRGQGTPAAPGPAVPAAPGSAVPAGGGSGATGTAVTTRQALDAAAQAVAVVAFLLAVESLRHVAAVCVLWGAAVGLRLLRRGEPVELRWLLAAVAGGSELLGTWLLLAAGDVAVLEAYTLPAAALALVAGAVALRTRPGLTSWLAIGPGLAAGLLPTLASVLVASDPQPLRRLLLGLAALAAVLAGAIRRWQAPVVLGALTLTPLALHELARTWDLLPRWIFLAAGGLALIGLAATYERRRRDLARLRAAVGRMS from the coding sequence GTGGAGAACTCCGCCTACCCCTGTCCCGCCTGCGGTGCGCCGGCCGATCTCGGCACCGGCTGCTCCGGGTGCGGCCGCCCGCCGTACCCGCCCGCGGCCGAGGTGCTCCGGCTCGACCGGGAGATCGTCACTCTCGCCGGGGAGGTGGAGCGGGCGCGCCAGGCGTACCAGCAGATCGCGGACCGGCTGGGTGCGGCCCGGCGGCGCCGGACGGAGCTGGCCGCCGCGATCCGCGCGGAGTTCCCGGCACCGGCGCGGTCCGCGGTGCCGGTTCCCGCTCGGCCACCGGCGCCGGGCCGTCCGGCCGCGCTGCCGGTGGCCGGGCCGGTTCCGGCGCGGCCCGGTGGCGCGGAGACCTCCACCCGCACCGTGCAGGGCGTGCTGTTCGTCCTCGGTGGACTGCTGCTCGGCACCGCCGCCGTCGTCTTCACGGCGGTGGCCTGGGCGACCGTCGGGGTCGCCGGCCGGGCGCTGATCCTGGCGGCGGTCACCGCGCTGTTCCTGGCCGTCCCGCTGGTCGCGGTGCGGCGCGGGCTGCGGGGGACCGCGGAGACCATCGCCGCGGTGGGCCTGCTGCTGGTGTTCCTGGACGGGTACGCCGCCTGGACGGTGGACCTGGGCGGGGTGACCGGCTGGCCGGGCACCCGGTACGCCGCGCTGGTCGGGGGGGCCGGCGCGGCGGTCGCCGCCGGGTACGCCCGGCTCAGCCGGCTCACCGTGCCCTGGTTCGCCGCCCTGCTGGCGGTGCAGCCGGTGCTGCCCCTGTCCGCGGCCGAGGTCCGGCCGTCGGCGGGCGGCTGGGCGGTGGTGCTGGTCGGCGTGGCCGTCGTGAACCTGCTGGTGGTGGTCGCCCTGCGCGCCGGCCGGGGGGCTGCCGTCGCGTCGGAGGCCGAGCACGACGGTACGGCGGCGCAGTCCGAACCCGACACGGTGCCGGGGACGGGCACGGTGCCGGGCACGATCGGCGGGGGGCCGGTCGTCCTGGCCGGGCTCGTGGTCGCCTGGCTCGGGTACGCCGCCGCGCTGACCTTCGCCGCCGGCTGCGCGCTGGTGCCATTGGCGGCCGGGCGGTTCGCCGGTACGCCGCTGCTGGCCGGGTTGCCGCTGCTGCTGGTGTCGGCGACCCTCCTCGCGGCGGCCCTACTGGCCGGCGGGCCGGTGTTCCGGGGCGTGGCGGGCGCGCTGCTGGTGCCGGTGCTGGCGGGCGCACTGCTGCGCCCGGTCGCGGAGCTGCGCGAGGGGCTGCTGCTGGGGCTGTCGGCACCGGTGGTGCTGCTCCTCGCCGGGGTCGTCCGGTTGCTGCCGGCCCGGTGGCGCACCGGTCCCCTGGTCGGGGCGCTGGTGGTGACCGGCATCCTGGCGCAGGTCGCGGCGGTGACGGTGGTGACCCTGGCCGGGGGTGCGGTCGTCCGCTCGCTGCCGCCGTGGCAGGGCGCCGGGCCGGGACCGGTGCTCGACTGGGGATGGCAGCTGCCGGTCGCGGTGGCGGCCGTCGTGGCCGCCGCCGGCCTGCTGCTGCCCCGAGCCGTACGGCTTCCGCTCGCCGCGGCCGGCGCCGGCGCGACGGTGCTCGCCGTGCCGGCCGGGTGGGCCGCGCCCTGGCCGGCGGTGGTGACGCTGGACCTCGTGGCGGCGGTGGCGCTGCTCGGATTCGCGGTCGGTCGCCGGCCGGCCCGGTCCGGGCCGGTCCTCGCGTCGGCGGTGACCGGGGCCGTTCTGCTCGGGCACGGGCTGCTGGTCGGTTTCGCCGCGCCGGCCGGCGCCGGAGCGGCGCTCGCGGTGGCCGGGCTGGTCGGGCTCGTCGTCGCCGCGCTCGGCCGGCGCGGCACCGGTGTCCAACGCGGCGTCGCGGGCGCCGGCCTCGCCGCCGTACTGCTGGTCGTGCCGGCCGGCGCCACCCTCGCGACGTTCGCCGGGGGCGCGCCGGAGTGGTGGCAGGCCCGGGCCGCGCTCGCTGCCGCCGCACTGCTGCCGGCCGGACTGCTCGCGGTCCGTCGACACTGGCCGGACCTCACCCGGTACGCGTCGACCGCGCTCGCCGTGGCGGTCGTTCCGGTCGGCCTGGCACCGGCGCTGGTGGACGGTGAACCGCTGTCGCTGTACGCCGCCGTGGCGGCCCTGCTCGCCATGCTCGGCCCCGTCCTGGGCGGGGACCACGCCGCCCCGAGCGCCGTCGGCCGGAGCCTGTCGGTGGTGGCGGTGGCGGCCCTCCTGCCCGTGGTGCTGACCGCGCTGCTCGCCCCGTACGGCGACGTGCCGGTCTGGTCGGGGGTGCCGGCGGTCGAGGCGGCGCCGGACGACGTCCCGGCCGGGCTTGCGCTGCCGGTGCTGGCCGCCGCCGTGGCGCTGGCCGCCGCGATACGGGCCCGCGGCGACGGCGGGGTGTCCGCGTCCGGCCGGTCGACCGACCCGGAACGCGGCACTCCGGGGCCATCGGAGGGCGGGACGGCCCCGCCTGTCGCTCCCGGGGTCGGACAACCCGGCGGCTGGCGGTGGTCGGCCGCGCTGCTGGCGGCGCCGTTCCTGGCGGCGGCGCTCCCGGTGCTGCTCCGGTCGGCGGGCGCGCCCTGGCCGGTGCTGCCGGCCGCGGTCCTGCTGGTCGGGGTGGTCGCCGTGCTGGCCGCCGCCCTGCCCGCCCCGCGTCCGCTGCTGGTCCCGGTCGCCCTGCCGCTCGGGCTGGTGTTCACCGGCGCCGGGCTGTCGGGCCTGCTGGCCACCCGGGCCGGCACCCTGACCGGCCTCGCTGCGCTCGTGGTGACCGGCACCGTGGTCGGGGTCGCCGGTCGGCGGGCCGTCGCCCGGCTCGCCGGGGCTCTCGCGGCGGTCGTGGCGGTGACCGCCCTCGCGGTCACCGCGTCGCTGGCCGCGGGCCTGCCGCTGCGGGCGGCGGCGTTCTCGGTGCTCGCCGTCGCGGTGCTCACGCTCGCCGTCGCCGCCGCGCTGCCGCGTCCGGTGCCGGGCGGGCCGGGTCCGGCGGACGCCGGCCGCGGGCAGGGCACCCCGGCCGCGCCGGGCCCCGCCGTCCCGGCCGCACCGGGCTCCGCCGTCCCGGCGGGCGGCGGCTCGGGGGCGACCGGAACGGCCGTGACGACGCGACAAGCACTGGACGCCGCCGCGCAGGCCGTCGCGGTGGTGGCGTTCCTGCTCGCCGTGGAGTCGCTGCGGCACGTGGCCGCCGTCTGCGTGCTGTGGGGCGCGGCCGTCGGGCTGCGCCTGCTGCGCCGGGGCGAGCCGGTCGAGTTGCGCTGGCTGCTCGCCGCCGTGGCCGGGGGCAGCGAACTGCTCGGCACCTGGCTGCTCCTGGCCGCCGGCGACGTCGCGGTGCTGGAGGCGTACACGCTGCCGGCGGCGGCGCTCGCCCTGGTCGCCGGGGCGGTGG